One genomic region from Streptomyces sp. NBC_01431 encodes:
- the mtrB gene encoding MtrAB system histidine kinase MtrB — MTQEAGRKTSWGGRLLQDGAPGGPVLRLVARWVRRPLLPAVRLWRRNIQLRVVAATLLMSLGVVVLLGFVVIGSVRNGLLETKEKAAESQSAGGFAVAKDKAGTPVSAGDDSTGGGRGSGSSVSWRNDLVTQLASSGQGAFYVVALGSASSDSDSASSNRGPRASGYVDPRASVPQSLRDSVDEGTGAFKTYTSIKFTDGQDAEPGLVVGTRLKDVDGQSYQLYYLFPLVQEEKSLTLVKTTLATAGLFVVVLLGAIAWLVVRQVVTPVRMAAGVAERLSTGVLRERMKVTGEDDIARLGEAFNKMAQNLQVKINQLEELSRMQRRFVSDVSHELRTPLTTVRMAADVIHEARVDFDPVTARSAELLAGQLDRFESLLADLLEISRFDAGAAALEAEPIDLREVVRRVIEGAEPLAERKGTRIRVVGDEQPVVAEADARRVERVLRNLVVNAVEHGDGKDVVVRLAAAGGAVAVAVRDYGVGLKPGEATRVFNRFWRADPARARTTGGTGLGLSIAVEDARLHAGWLQAWGEPGGGSQFRLTLPRTVDEPLRGSPIPLEPEDSRAARERARAEAGPEQAQGNRLSTVPTPRLDRSTLPVPPTAPVRPRTSGPAASPAGLPGGGGARVVARLGDGETAARPAVERPEQLAEVSDQEGSARGR; from the coding sequence ATGACCCAAGAAGCTGGGCGCAAGACGTCCTGGGGCGGCCGGTTGCTCCAGGACGGAGCGCCCGGCGGTCCGGTGCTGCGCCTCGTCGCGCGCTGGGTGCGGCGGCCGCTGCTGCCCGCCGTGCGGCTGTGGCGGCGCAACATCCAGCTGCGGGTGGTCGCGGCCACGCTGCTGATGTCGCTGGGTGTGGTCGTGCTGCTCGGCTTCGTGGTCATCGGGTCGGTACGCAACGGCCTGCTCGAAACCAAGGAGAAGGCGGCCGAGAGCCAGTCCGCGGGCGGCTTCGCGGTGGCGAAGGACAAGGCCGGCACGCCCGTCTCGGCCGGCGACGACTCCACCGGGGGCGGCCGGGGCTCCGGCTCCTCGGTGAGCTGGCGCAACGACCTGGTGACCCAGCTGGCGAGCAGCGGCCAGGGCGCGTTCTACGTCGTCGCACTGGGCTCGGCCTCGTCCGACTCGGACTCCGCGTCCAGCAACCGGGGCCCGCGCGCCTCCGGCTATGTGGACCCCCGTGCGAGCGTTCCGCAGAGCCTGCGGGACAGCGTCGACGAGGGGACCGGCGCGTTCAAGACGTACACCTCGATCAAGTTCACCGACGGCCAGGACGCCGAGCCCGGTCTCGTGGTGGGCACCCGTCTCAAGGACGTCGACGGGCAGTCCTACCAGCTCTACTACCTCTTCCCGCTGGTGCAGGAGGAGAAGTCGCTCACCCTCGTCAAGACGACGCTGGCGACCGCCGGGCTCTTCGTCGTGGTGCTGCTCGGGGCGATCGCCTGGCTTGTGGTGCGGCAGGTGGTGACCCCTGTCCGGATGGCGGCCGGAGTCGCCGAACGGCTCTCGACCGGTGTGCTCAGAGAACGCATGAAGGTCACCGGAGAGGACGACATCGCCCGGCTCGGCGAGGCCTTCAACAAGATGGCGCAGAACCTCCAGGTCAAGATCAACCAGTTGGAGGAGCTGTCGCGCATGCAGCGGCGGTTCGTCTCCGACGTCTCCCACGAGCTGCGCACTCCGCTGACGACCGTACGGATGGCAGCGGATGTCATCCATGAGGCGCGGGTCGACTTCGATCCGGTGACGGCGCGCTCGGCCGAGCTCCTCGCCGGGCAGCTCGACCGTTTCGAGTCACTGCTCGCCGACCTGCTGGAAATCAGCCGCTTCGACGCCGGTGCGGCAGCCCTGGAAGCCGAGCCGATAGACCTGCGGGAAGTCGTGCGCCGGGTGATCGAGGGCGCCGAGCCGCTGGCCGAGCGCAAGGGCACCCGGATACGGGTGGTCGGCGACGAGCAGCCGGTGGTCGCCGAGGCCGATGCCCGGCGTGTGGAGCGGGTGCTGCGCAACCTGGTCGTCAACGCCGTCGAGCACGGCGACGGCAAGGACGTGGTGGTGCGGCTCGCGGCGGCGGGCGGCGCCGTGGCGGTCGCCGTGCGCGACTACGGGGTGGGGCTCAAACCCGGCGAGGCGACCCGGGTGTTCAACCGGTTCTGGCGGGCCGATCCGGCGCGCGCCCGCACCACCGGTGGTACCGGCCTCGGCCTGTCCATCGCCGTCGAGGACGCGCGGCTGCACGCCGGCTGGCTGCAGGCCTGGGGCGAGCCGGGCGGGGGCTCACAGTTCCGGCTGACCCTGCCGCGCACCGTGGACGAGCCGCTGCGCGGCTCGCCGATACCGCTGGAGCCGGAGGACTCGCGGGCCGCCCGCGAGCGCGCCAGGGCAGAGGCGGGGCCCGAGCAGGCCCAGGGCAACCGGCTCTCCACCGTGCCGACGCCGCGACTGGACCGCTCCACGCTGCCCGTGCCGCCCACCGCCCCGGTGCGTCCGCGCACCTCGGGCCCGGCGGCGAGCCCAGCGGGGCTGCCCGGCGGGGGCGGGGCCCGCGTGGTGGCCCGGCTCGGCGACGGGGAAACGGCCGCACGGCCCGCCGTAGAGCGCCCGGAACAGCTGGCCGAAGTGTCTGACCAGGAAGGATCGGCCCGTGGGCGCTGA
- a CDS encoding LpqB family beta-propeller domain-containing protein, whose translation MGAERGRGLGKLLRAAVVLGSGAVLVSGCASMPSSGDVHGVSASQRADSQVQVYAVPPRPGADPNEIVSGFLEAMTSDDPQFAMARQYLTAKAAREWEPSQVTVLANGPDPQPNRSSDRGADSAGFTFTVSGKPVAVVDKQHAYQPAKPQDTYNQTIHLVRQSGQDGTGKEWRIDALPEGLLLGQSDFQRIYRSVNTYYFAAGQDRLVADPVYLRQRNDPETQMNLVTQTVQSVLDGPTNWLKPVVTSKFPSGTELKSDTESLALDDRNALKVPLNERASNADEAQCKRMAAQLLFTLRDLTTTRVSQVELDRANGSQLCVLSGDQADTYAPDRMSTRPGQYFVDAGGHVARMRADAVGSDGSSGSTDSPSATDGSDTPVVTEQVPGPFGKGEQQMRTVAVSRDEKRAAGVSADGKSLFVAPLAAGAELARTPVTSDDKDAKDGGLSAPSWDGRGDLWVADRNPAKSRLLRLAQGAGEPQTVDVAGLGGGRIEQVRMSADGVRVALLVSEGGRTTLRIGRIGRVERTGDGDKSVVSVVELRAGAPQMEDVTAVSWAGRSRLVVVGKEFGGVSQQLRYVQTDGSTSASGTLPSVNKVTDVAATDDDRMPLVAHSQEDGIVRLPPGANWRTAVKKGSAPAYPG comes from the coding sequence GTGGGCGCTGAGCGCGGGAGGGGCCTCGGCAAGCTGCTGCGGGCGGCGGTCGTGCTGGGGAGCGGGGCGGTGCTGGTGTCGGGCTGCGCGTCCATGCCGAGCAGCGGTGATGTGCACGGCGTCTCGGCGTCCCAACGGGCCGATTCGCAGGTGCAGGTGTACGCTGTGCCGCCGCGGCCGGGCGCCGATCCTAACGAGATCGTCTCGGGCTTCCTGGAGGCGATGACCAGCGACGATCCGCAGTTCGCGATGGCCCGGCAGTATTTGACCGCCAAAGCCGCGCGGGAATGGGAGCCGAGCCAGGTCACCGTCCTCGCCAACGGCCCCGACCCGCAGCCCAACCGGTCCAGCGACCGGGGTGCGGACTCGGCCGGCTTCACCTTCACGGTGTCCGGCAAACCGGTCGCCGTCGTCGACAAGCAGCACGCCTACCAGCCGGCCAAGCCGCAGGACACGTACAACCAGACGATCCACCTGGTGCGGCAGAGCGGCCAGGACGGGACGGGCAAGGAGTGGCGAATCGACGCGCTGCCGGAGGGGCTGTTGCTCGGACAGTCCGACTTCCAGCGCATCTACCGCTCCGTCAACACGTACTACTTCGCTGCGGGCCAGGACCGGCTCGTCGCCGATCCGGTGTACCTGCGCCAGCGCAATGACCCCGAGACGCAGATGAACCTGGTCACCCAGACGGTGCAGTCGGTCCTGGACGGGCCGACCAACTGGCTGAAACCGGTGGTCACTTCGAAGTTTCCCTCCGGTACGGAACTGAAGAGCGACACCGAATCGCTTGCCCTGGACGATCGCAACGCGCTGAAGGTTCCGCTGAACGAGCGGGCCTCGAACGCCGATGAGGCGCAGTGCAAGCGGATGGCGGCCCAACTCCTTTTCACGCTGCGGGATCTGACGACCACTCGGGTCAGTCAGGTGGAGCTGGACCGGGCCAACGGGTCCCAGCTCTGTGTGCTCAGCGGCGACCAGGCGGACACCTACGCGCCCGACCGCATGTCGACACGTCCCGGCCAGTACTTCGTGGACGCCGGCGGTCATGTGGCGCGCATGCGGGCCGACGCCGTCGGCTCGGACGGCTCCAGTGGCTCCACCGACTCGCCCAGCGCCACCGACGGGTCGGACACCCCGGTGGTGACCGAGCAGGTGCCGGGCCCCTTCGGCAAGGGCGAGCAGCAGATGCGTACAGTCGCCGTCTCGCGGGACGAGAAGCGGGCAGCCGGGGTGTCGGCGGACGGAAAGTCCCTGTTCGTGGCCCCGCTCGCGGCCGGCGCCGAACTGGCGCGGACGCCGGTGACCAGCGACGACAAGGACGCGAAGGACGGCGGTCTCTCGGCGCCCAGCTGGGACGGCCGCGGCGACCTGTGGGTGGCCGACCGGAACCCGGCCAAGTCGCGGCTGCTGCGCCTGGCGCAGGGCGCCGGGGAGCCCCAGACGGTTGACGTCGCGGGTCTGGGCGGCGGCCGTATCGAGCAGGTGCGGATGTCGGCGGACGGCGTGCGGGTCGCGCTGCTCGTGTCCGAGGGGGGCCGTACGACGTTGCGGATCGGGCGGATCGGGCGGGTCGAGCGGACCGGCGACGGCGACAAGAGCGTGGTGTCGGTGGTCGAACTGCGGGCCGGGGCGCCGCAGATGGAGGACGTGACCGCCGTGTCCTGGGCGGGGCGCAGCCGCCTCGTCGTGGTCGGCAAGGAGTTCGGCGGGGTGTCCCAGCAACTGCGCTATGTGCAGACGGACGGTTCGACCTCGGCGTCCGGCACGTTGCCGAGCGTCAACAAGGTCACGGACGTCGCGGCCACGGACGACGACCGCATGCCGCTGGTGGCGCATTCGCAGGAGGACGGCATCGTCCGGCTGCCGCCCGGCGCGAACTGGCGGACGGCCGTCAAGAAGGGCTCTGCGCCCGCCTATCCGGGGTAG
- a CDS encoding ComF family protein — protein MRGWWQEFSGLVLPTACGGCGRPRTALCERCRVALLGAPARRVRPAPEPAGLPAVYAAAPYQDAVRAVLLGHKERGALGLAGVLGQALAGAVRAAAAPGRQGPLLLVPVPSSRRAVRARGHDAARRMALAAACELRRTGTDARVVAVLRQRRAMADQAGLSAPQRLANLSGALVVAGAGARLLAGGRVVLVDDLMTTGASLVEAARAIRCAAMPTDGCPGQGIPGFPPTGASPHRAGVGAVLRDGASPGPSAAVVAATPESFGINRN, from the coding sequence ATGCGGGGGTGGTGGCAGGAGTTCTCCGGCCTTGTGCTGCCGACCGCGTGCGGCGGCTGCGGCAGGCCGCGTACGGCGCTGTGCGAGCGGTGCCGGGTGGCGCTGCTCGGTGCGCCCGCGCGCCGGGTGCGGCCGGCGCCGGAGCCTGCCGGGCTGCCCGCGGTGTACGCGGCGGCGCCGTACCAGGATGCCGTGCGGGCGGTGCTGCTCGGGCACAAGGAGCGGGGCGCCCTGGGCCTTGCCGGGGTGCTCGGGCAGGCGCTGGCGGGCGCGGTGCGGGCTGCCGCGGCGCCTGGTCGCCAGGGGCCGTTGCTGCTGGTGCCGGTTCCTTCCTCGCGGCGCGCGGTACGGGCCCGCGGGCATGACGCGGCGCGCCGGATGGCGTTGGCCGCCGCCTGTGAGCTGCGGCGCACGGGCACGGACGCCCGGGTGGTCGCGGTCCTGCGGCAGCGCCGCGCGATGGCCGACCAGGCGGGGCTGAGCGCCCCGCAGCGGCTCGCGAATCTGTCCGGGGCTCTGGTGGTAGCAGGTGCTGGCGCGAGGCTTCTGGCGGGCGGCCGTGTGGTGCTGGTGGACGATCTGATGACGACGGGGGCGTCACTGGTGGAGGCGGCGCGGGCGATCCGTTGCGCGGCGATGCCCACGGATGGATGCCCGGGGCAAGGGATTCCGGGATTTCCCCCTACTGGGGCATCGCCGCACCGGGCAGGGGTAGGCGCCGTATTGCGGGACGGAGCCAGTCCGGGCCCGTCGGCCGCGGTCGTCGCGGCCACTCCGGAATCCTTCGGAATAAATCGGAACTGA
- the hpf gene encoding ribosome hibernation-promoting factor, HPF/YfiA family translates to MDIVVKGRKTEVPERFRKHVAEKLKLDKIQKLDGKVISLDVEVSKEHNPRQADRSDRVEITLHSRGPVIRAEAAAADPYAALDLATGKLEARLRKQHDKRYTRRGNGRLSAAEVIDVVPGVAQLNGSGEPMGGSKEEGIPTTRIGSLEVQGEGPLVVREKTHVAAPMTLDQALYEMELVGHDFYLFVDSETKHPSVVYRRHAYDYGVIHLESDPLAGEDASGAGGALGG, encoded by the coding sequence GTGGACATCGTCGTCAAGGGCCGCAAGACCGAGGTGCCCGAGCGGTTCCGCAAGCACGTGGCCGAGAAGCTGAAGCTGGACAAGATCCAGAAGCTCGACGGCAAGGTAATCAGCCTCGACGTCGAGGTGTCCAAGGAACACAACCCGCGGCAGGCGGACCGTTCGGACCGGGTGGAGATCACGCTTCACTCGCGGGGACCCGTGATCCGCGCGGAGGCGGCGGCAGCAGATCCGTACGCGGCGCTCGACCTGGCGACCGGCAAGCTGGAGGCGCGGCTGCGCAAGCAGCACGACAAGCGCTACACCCGCCGGGGCAACGGCCGGCTCTCGGCCGCAGAGGTCATCGATGTCGTGCCGGGTGTGGCGCAGTTGAACGGAAGCGGCGAGCCTATGGGCGGTTCGAAGGAAGAGGGCATCCCCACCACCAGGATCGGCTCGCTCGAAGTACAAGGCGAAGGACCGCTGGTGGTTCGCGAGAAGACCCACGTCGCAGCCCCGATGACGCTCGACCAGGCGCTCTACGAGATGGAGCTGGTCGGGCACGACTTCTACCTGTTCGTCGACTCGGAGACCAAGCACCCCAGTGTCGTCTACCGGCGGCACGCCTACGACTACGGCGTCATCCACCTGGAGTCCGACCCGCTCGCAGGTGAGGACGCGAGCGGTGCGGGCGGTGCCCTCGGCGGCTGA
- a CDS encoding response regulator transcription factor, whose protein sequence is MADSFGPVHDGSYADSPNDRESGGGMDVGASRKEPIRVLVVDDHALFRRGLEIVLAAEEDIQVVGEAGDGAEAVDKAADLLPDIVLMDVRMPRRGGIEACTSIKEVAPSAKIIMLTISDEEADLYDAIKAGATGYLLKEISTDEVATAIRAVADGQSQISPSMASKLLTEFKSMIQRTDERRLVPAPRLTDRELEVLKLVATGMNNRDIAKELFISENTVKNHVRNILEKLQLHSRMEAVVYAMREKILEIR, encoded by the coding sequence ATGGCGGACAGCTTCGGGCCGGTGCACGACGGTTCATACGCCGACAGCCCGAACGACCGGGAGAGCGGTGGCGGCATGGACGTGGGGGCGTCCCGCAAGGAGCCGATCCGGGTCCTGGTGGTGGACGACCACGCCCTCTTCCGCCGGGGCCTTGAGATCGTGCTGGCGGCCGAGGAGGACATCCAGGTCGTCGGCGAGGCCGGGGACGGGGCCGAGGCCGTGGACAAGGCGGCCGACCTGCTACCGGACATCGTGCTGATGGACGTACGGATGCCCCGGCGCGGCGGCATCGAGGCCTGCACCTCCATCAAGGAGGTGGCCCCCAGCGCGAAGATCATCATGTTGACGATCAGCGACGAGGAGGCCGACCTCTACGACGCGATCAAGGCGGGGGCAACGGGTTATCTCCTCAAGGAGATCTCCACCGACGAGGTGGCCACCGCCATTCGCGCGGTGGCCGACGGGCAGTCGCAGATCAGCCCCTCGATGGCTTCCAAGCTGCTGACCGAGTTCAAGTCGATGATCCAGCGCACCGACGAGCGGCGCCTGGTGCCCGCGCCCCGGCTCACCGACCGTGAGCTGGAGGTCCTCAAACTAGTGGCCACCGGGATGAACAACCGCGACATCGCGAAGGAGTTGTTCATCTCCGAGAACACCGTCAAGAACCACGTGCGCAACATCCTGGAGAAGCTGCAGCTGCACTCCAGGATGGAGGCGGTGGTCTACGCGATGCGCGAGAAGATCCTCGAGATCAGGTAG
- a CDS encoding winged helix-turn-helix domain-containing protein, which produces MTSLPPPAAELSADEARRIALRAQGFLGAPDRRGGVRGVLRHLGAVQLDTISVLARSHELIPYARLGAVGRKAVEEAYWSDGHSFEYWSHAACVLPVEEWPHFAFRRRAYRCRPHWHHDLPDGAYEQVIKQLRAEGPLTATDLGGAKNKGEWWDWSASKVAVERALMYGEVVCTERRGWKRVYDLAERAIPDALLHDGLDDAECLRRLVRLAGQSLGVGTRADIADYHRIKGEQFDAVVADSGLVPVTVQGWDKPAWADPQALATVPRGRHRTTLLSPFDSLVWERARTERVFGFTHRLEAYVPKPKRIHGYFAMPLLSGGRLIGRVDPAREGRTLVAKQVSLASAKAVRPMAQALLEAATWVGCDSVRIERAGTPQEAAALTSALAT; this is translated from the coding sequence ATGACGAGCCTGCCGCCTCCCGCCGCCGAACTCTCCGCCGACGAGGCCCGCCGGATAGCCCTGCGGGCCCAGGGGTTCCTCGGTGCGCCCGACCGCCGGGGCGGGGTGCGCGGGGTCCTGCGCCACCTGGGCGCGGTCCAGCTCGACACCATCTCCGTGCTCGCCCGCTCGCACGAACTGATCCCGTACGCCCGCCTCGGCGCCGTAGGCCGCAAGGCGGTCGAGGAGGCGTACTGGAGCGACGGCCACTCCTTCGAGTACTGGTCGCACGCGGCCTGCGTCCTGCCCGTGGAGGAGTGGCCGCACTTCGCCTTCCGCCGCCGCGCCTACCGATGCCGGCCGCACTGGCACCACGACCTGCCGGACGGCGCCTACGAGCAGGTGATCAAGCAGCTGCGCGCCGAGGGCCCGCTCACCGCGACGGACCTGGGCGGCGCCAAGAACAAGGGCGAGTGGTGGGACTGGTCGGCGTCGAAGGTCGCCGTCGAGCGGGCGCTGATGTACGGCGAGGTGGTGTGCACCGAGCGGCGCGGCTGGAAGCGGGTGTACGACCTGGCCGAGCGGGCCATTCCGGACGCGCTGCTGCACGACGGACTGGACGACGCGGAGTGCCTGCGCCGCCTGGTACGGCTGGCCGGGCAGTCGCTGGGGGTGGGCACCCGCGCGGACATCGCGGACTACCACCGCATCAAGGGCGAGCAGTTCGACGCGGTGGTCGCCGATTCGGGTCTGGTCCCGGTGACCGTGCAGGGGTGGGACAAGCCCGCCTGGGCCGATCCGCAGGCGCTGGCCACCGTGCCGCGCGGCCGCCACCGCACCACGCTGCTCTCGCCGTTCGACTCGCTGGTCTGGGAACGCGCCCGCACCGAGCGCGTCTTCGGCTTCACCCACCGCCTTGAGGCCTACGTCCCCAAGCCCAAGCGGATCCACGGGTACTTCGCGATGCCGCTGCTCTCGGGCGGCCGGCTGATCGGCCGGGTCGACCCGGCGCGCGAGGGTCGCACCCTGGTGGCCAAGCAGGTCTCCCTGGCATCGGCGAAGGCCGTACGACCCATGGCCCAGGCCCTGTTGGAGGCCGCCACGTGGGTGGGCTGCGACTCCGTACGGATCGAACGGGCCGGGACGCCGCAGGAGGCGGCGGCGCTGACGTCGGCGCTGGCTACCTGA
- a CDS encoding GNAT family N-acetyltransferase translates to MEPVTLTTERLLLRPVGPEHADATYAACQDPDIQRWTTVPSPYLREHAESFTSNFGPDGWRNDTDYTFAVLTADDTALVAVISVTRRGPGLAELGFWAVKEHRGNGYMTEAASAAARWAFEHAAVDRLEWRAVVGNEASRAVALRAGFTMEGTLRSAALHRGTRLDSWLGALLPSDMGLPGVLPHLPAQS, encoded by the coding sequence ATGGAGCCCGTCACTCTCACCACCGAACGTCTGCTGCTGCGCCCCGTCGGCCCCGAGCACGCGGACGCCACCTACGCGGCTTGTCAGGATCCCGACATCCAGCGCTGGACCACGGTCCCCTCCCCGTACCTGCGCGAGCACGCGGAGAGCTTCACCTCGAACTTCGGCCCGGACGGCTGGCGCAACGACACCGACTACACCTTCGCGGTACTTACCGCGGACGACACGGCCCTGGTCGCCGTGATCAGCGTGACGCGGCGCGGTCCGGGCCTCGCGGAGCTGGGCTTCTGGGCGGTCAAGGAGCACCGCGGCAACGGCTACATGACGGAGGCGGCGTCCGCGGCCGCCCGCTGGGCCTTCGAGCACGCCGCCGTCGACCGACTGGAGTGGCGGGCCGTGGTCGGCAACGAGGCCTCCCGCGCGGTGGCCCTGAGGGCCGGTTTCACCATGGAGGGCACGCTGCGCTCGGCGGCCCTGCACCGGGGCACCCGCCTGGACAGCTGGCTCGGCGCCCTGCTCCCCTCGGACATGGGCCTGCCGGGCGTACTCCCCCACCTGCCCGCGCAGAGCTGA
- the secA gene encoding preprotein translocase subunit SecA, with the protein MSVLSKIMRAGEGKILRKLHRIADQVNSIEEDFVNLSDAELRALTDEYKERYADGESLDDLLPEAFATVREAAKRVLGQRHYDVQMMGGAALHLGYVAEMKTGEGKTLVGTLPAYLNALSGKGVHLITVNDYLAERDSEMMGRVHKFLGLEVGCILANMSPAERRAMYNCDITYGTNNEFGFDYLRDNMAWSQDELVQRGHNFAIVDEVDSILVDEARTPLIISGPADQATKWYGDFAKLVTRLTKGEAGNPLKGIEETGDYEVDEKKRTVAIHESGVAKVEDWLGIDNLYESVNTPLVGYLNNAIKAKELFKNDKDYVVIDGEVMIVDEHTGRILAGRRYNEGMHQAIEAKEGVDIKDENQTLATITLQNFFRLYSKLSGMTGTAMTEAAEFHQIYKLGVVPIPTNRPMVRKDQSDLIYRTEVAKFDAVVDDIAEKHEKGQPILVGTTSVEKSEYLSQQLSKRGIQHEVLNAKQHDREAIIVAQAGRKGAVTVATNMAGRGTDIKLGGNPDDLAEAELRQAGLDPVEHVEEWAAALPAALEKAEQAVKAEFEEVKELGGLYVLGTERHESRRIDNQLRGRSGRQGDPGESRFYLSLGDDLMRLFKAQMVERVMSMANVPDDVPIENKMVTRAIASAQSQVEQQNFETRKNVLKYDEVLNRQREVIYGERRRVLEGEDLHEQVKHFMDDTIDAYIQAETVEGFAEEWDLDRLWGAFKQLYPVKVTVEELEEAAGDRAGITAEFIAESVKDDIYAQYAEREEQLGADIMRELERRVVLSVLDRKWREHLYEMDYLQEGIGLRAMAQKDPLVEYQREGFDMFNAMMEGIKEESVGYLFNLEVQVEQQVEEVPVEDSAPAEATSPNREDAIPAARPEIRAKGLDAPQRPDRLHFSAPTVDGEGGVVEGDFDNGDEPARSEADGMTRAERRKAQKSTGGRRRKK; encoded by the coding sequence GTGTCCGTCCTCTCAAAGATCATGCGTGCAGGCGAAGGCAAGATCCTGCGCAAGCTGCACCGCATCGCGGACCAGGTCAACTCCATCGAAGAGGACTTCGTCAACCTCTCCGACGCCGAGCTGCGTGCCCTCACCGACGAATACAAGGAGCGGTACGCGGACGGCGAGAGCCTGGACGACCTGCTCCCCGAAGCCTTCGCGACCGTGCGCGAGGCGGCCAAGCGCGTCCTTGGCCAGCGTCACTACGACGTCCAGATGATGGGCGGCGCCGCGCTGCACCTCGGCTATGTCGCCGAGATGAAGACCGGTGAGGGCAAGACCCTCGTCGGTACGCTGCCGGCGTACCTCAACGCGCTGTCCGGCAAGGGCGTGCACCTGATCACGGTGAACGACTACCTGGCCGAGCGCGACTCCGAAATGATGGGCCGGGTGCACAAGTTCCTCGGTCTCGAGGTCGGTTGCATCCTTGCCAACATGTCGCCCGCCGAGCGTCGCGCCATGTACAACTGCGACATCACGTACGGCACGAACAACGAGTTCGGCTTCGACTACCTCCGCGACAACATGGCGTGGTCCCAGGACGAGCTCGTCCAGCGCGGCCACAACTTCGCGATCGTCGACGAGGTCGACTCGATCCTGGTCGACGAGGCCCGTACGCCGCTGATCATCTCCGGCCCGGCCGACCAGGCCACCAAGTGGTACGGCGACTTCGCCAAGCTGGTGACGCGCCTCACCAAGGGCGAGGCGGGCAACCCGCTCAAGGGCATCGAGGAGACCGGCGACTACGAGGTCGACGAGAAGAAGCGCACCGTCGCCATCCACGAGTCGGGCGTCGCCAAGGTCGAGGACTGGCTGGGCATCGACAACCTCTACGAGTCGGTGAACACCCCGCTCGTCGGTTACCTGAACAACGCCATCAAGGCCAAGGAACTGTTCAAGAACGACAAGGACTACGTCGTCATCGACGGCGAAGTCATGATCGTCGACGAGCACACCGGCCGTATCCTCGCCGGCCGCCGCTACAACGAGGGCATGCACCAGGCGATCGAGGCGAAGGAAGGGGTGGACATCAAGGACGAGAACCAGACGCTCGCCACGATCACCCTGCAGAACTTCTTCCGCCTCTACTCCAAGCTCTCCGGCATGACCGGTACGGCGATGACCGAGGCCGCCGAGTTCCACCAGATCTACAAGCTGGGCGTCGTGCCGATCCCGACGAACAGGCCCATGGTCCGCAAGGACCAGTCGGACCTGATCTACCGCACCGAGGTCGCCAAGTTCGACGCGGTCGTGGACGACATCGCCGAAAAGCACGAGAAGGGCCAGCCGATCCTGGTCGGCACCACCTCGGTCGAGAAGTCCGAGTACCTCTCGCAGCAGCTCTCCAAGCGCGGCATCCAGCACGAGGTGCTCAACGCCAAGCAGCACGACCGTGAGGCGATCATCGTCGCCCAGGCCGGCCGCAAGGGCGCCGTCACCGTCGCCACCAACATGGCCGGACGAGGCACCGACATCAAGCTCGGCGGCAACCCCGACGACCTCGCCGAGGCGGAGCTGCGCCAGGCGGGCCTCGACCCGGTGGAGCACGTCGAGGAGTGGGCCGCGGCGCTGCCCGCCGCCCTGGAGAAGGCCGAGCAGGCCGTCAAGGCCGAGTTCGAAGAGGTCAAGGAGCTCGGCGGCCTGTACGTCCTTGGCACCGAGCGGCACGAGTCGCGGCGCATCGACAACCAGCTGCGCGGTCGCTCCGGCCGTCAGGGCGACCCGGGCGAGTCCCGCTTCTACCTGTCGCTCGGCGACGACCTGATGCGCCTGTTCAAGGCCCAGATGGTCGAGCGCGTGATGTCGATGGCCAACGTTCCGGACGACGTGCCGATCGAGAACAAGATGGTGACGCGCGCCATCGCGTCGGCCCAGTCGCAGGTCGAGCAGCAGAACTTCGAGACGCGCAAGAACGTTCTGAAGTACGACGAGGTGCTCAACCGCCAGCGCGAGGTCATCTACGGCGAGCGCCGCCGTGTCCTGGAGGGCGAGGACCTGCACGAGCAGGTGAAGCACTTCATGGACGACACGATCGACGCCTACATCCAGGCGGAGACCGTCGAGGGCTTCGCCGAGGAGTGGGACCTGGACCGGCTGTGGGGCGCCTTCAAGCAGCTCTACCCGGTGAAGGTCACCGTGGAGGAGCTGGAGGAGGCGGCGGGCGACCGGGCGGGCATCACGGCCGAGTTCATCGCCGAGTCCGTCAAGGACGACATCTACGCGCAGTACGCCGAGCGCGAGGAGCAGCTCGGCGCCGACATCATGCGCGAGCTGGAGCGCCGCGTCGTGCTCTCGGTCCTGGACCGCAAGTGGCGCGAGCACCTCTACGAGATGGACTACCTCCAGGAGGGCATCGGCCTGCGGGCCATGGCGCAGAAGGACCCGCTGGTCGAGTACCAGCGCGAGGGCTTCGACATGTTCAACGCCATGATGGAGGGCATCAAGGAGGAGTCGGTCGGCTACCTGTTCAACCTGGAGGTCCAGGTCGAGCAGCAGGTCGAGGAGGTCCCGGTCGAGGACTCCGCGCCCGCCGAGGCGACCTCGCCCAACAGGGAGGACGCCATTCCGGCCGCGCGTCCCGAGATCCGCGCGAAGGGCCTGGACGCCCCGCAGCGCCCGGACCGGCTGCACTTCTCGGCGCCGACGGTGGACGGCGAGGGCGGCGTGGTCGAGGGCGACTTCGACAACGGTGACGAGCCGGCCCGCTCGGAGGCGGACGGCATGACGCGCGCCGAGCGCCGCAAGGCCCAGAAGAGCACGGGCGGCCGTCGCCGCAAGAAGTAA